The proteins below are encoded in one region of Engystomops pustulosus chromosome 8, aEngPut4.maternal, whole genome shotgun sequence:
- the PLK1 gene encoding serine/threonine-protein kinase PLK1 — MAQVDVRTAAQAAKPPGIPAAKEIPEILVDPRSRRRYLRGRFLGKGGFAKCYEITDLATREVFAGKIVPKTMLLKPHQKDKMTMEIAIQRSLAHKHVVGFHGFFEDDNFVYVVLELCRRRSLLELHKRRKAVTEPEARYYLRQTIQGCQYLHSNKVIHRDLKLGNLFLNDDMEVKIGDFGLATKVEFDGERKKTLCGTPNYIAPEVLGKKGHSFEVDIWSIGCIMYTLLVGKPPFETSCLKETYLRIKKNEYSIPKHINPVAAALIQKMLRSDPNTRPTIDELLTDEFFTSGHIPNRLPTTCLTVPPRFSIAPSTIDPSFRKPLTAINKGQDSPIVDKPAPAKDEEMVPPELAEPADCYLSDMMQQLASLNAAKPSEKALIRLEEAEDPACNPIFWVSKWVDYSDKYGLGYQLCDNSVGVLFNDSTRLIMYNDGDSLQYIERNNSESYLNVRSYPSALTKKITLLKYFRNYMSEHLLKAGANITPREGDELARLPYLRTWFRTRSAIILHLSNGTVQINFFQDHTKLILCPLMAAVSYIDEKREFRTYKLSLIEEFGCSKELASRLRYARTMVEKLQNTRSGAAIYVKAVA; from the exons ATGGCTCAAGTGGATGTCAGGACGGCGGCGCAGGCAGCTAAGCCCCCGGGGATCCCCGCCGCAAAGGAGATCCCCGAAATCCTGGTAGACCCCCGATCCCGGCGCCGCTACCTCCGCGGACGCTTCCTCGGTAAAGGAGGATTCGCCAAGTGCTATGAGATCACGGACCTGGCCACCCGGGAGGTGTTCGCCGGCAAGATCGTCCCCAAGACTATGCTGCTAAAACCGCACCAGAAGGACAAGATGACCATGGAGATCGCCATCCAGCGCAGCCTGGCGCACAAGCATGTGGTCGGCTTCCACGGATTCTTCGAGGACGACAACTTCGTCTACGTGGTGCTGGAGCTGTGCCGCAGGAGG TCTTTGCTGGAGCTTCACAAGAGGAGGAAGGCGGTGACGGAGCCGGAGGCGCGCTACTACCTGCGTCAGACTATCCAGGGGTGTCAGTATCTGCACAGCAACAAGGTCATCCATAGGGACCTGAAACTCGGGAATCTGTTCCTCAATGATGATATGGAGGTCAAGATAG GTGACTTTGGTTTAGCCACCAAAGTAGAATTTGATGGAGAGCGGAAGAAAACCCTGTGCGGGACCCCCAATTATATTGCACCAGAGGTGTTGGGCAAGAAAGGACACAGTTTTGAAGTAGACATCTGGTCCATAGGATGTATCAT GTACACCCTGTTGGTGGGTAAACCTCCCTTTGAAACATCTTGCCTAAAGGAAACTTACTTGAGAATTAAGAAGAATGAATATTCCATTCCAAAG CACATTAACCCGGTTGCCGCAGCCCTGATACAGAAAATGCTCCGCTCAGACCCCAACACCCGGCCCACCATAGACGAGCTCCTTACCGACGAGTTCTTCACCAGCGGTCACATTCCCAACCGTTTACCCACAACCTGTTTGACAGTCCCCCCACGGTTCTCCATTGCGCCTAGCACCATTGATCCAAGCTTTAGAAAACCACTTACCGCTATTAATAAAG GCCAGGACTCCCCCATTGTAGATAAACCTGCCCCTGCTAAGGATGAAGAGATGGTCCCACCGGAGTTGGCAGAGCCTGCCGACTGCTACTTGTCTGATATGATGCAGCAGCTCGCAAGCCTCAATGCTGCCAAACCCTCAGAGAAGGCTCTGATCCGGCTAG AGGAAGCTGAGGATCCCGCCTGCAATCCCATCTTTTGGGTCAGTAAATGGGTGgactattctgacaagtatggaCTAG GATACCAGCTCTGCGACAACAGCGTTGGCGTCTTGTTCAACGACTCTACTCGGCTGATAATGTATAATGACGGGGACAGTTTACAGTATATAGAAAGGAATAACTCCGAATCTTACTTGAATGTGCGCTCTTACCCATCAGCCCTGACCAAGAAG ATCACACTACTGAAATATTTCAGAAACTACATGAGCGAGCATCTGCTGAAAGCCGGTGCCAACATCACTCCACGGGAGGGAGATGAGCTGGCTCGCCTTCCCTACCTGAGAACTTGGTTCCGGACTAGAAGCGCCATTATCCTTCATCTGAGTAACGGAACAGTCCAGATTAATTTCTTCCAG GATCACACAAAGCTCATCCTGTGTCCCCTCATGGCTGCCGTCTCTTACATTGACGAGAAACGGGAGTTCCGCACGTACAAGCTGAGCCTAATAGAAGAATTCGGATGTAGCAAAGAACTGGCGAGCAGACTGCGCTACGCCCGCACCATGGTGGAGAAACTGCAGAACACACGCTCTGGAGCTGCCATATATGTAAAGGCCGTGGCGTAG
- the ERN2 gene encoding serine/threonine-protein kinase/endoribonuclease IRE2, whose amino-acid sequence MHPAMWLALGLCLTQVLQCDTGAPGPLPESMLFVSTLDGKFHAVSKKTGDVLWTLTDDPVIQVPFYVSEPAFLPDPSDGSLYILGGRNKEGLMKLPFTIQELVQSSPCRSSDGILYTGKKQDSWFVLDPKSGEKQTTLSTESSDGLCPSSPLLYIGRTQYMITMYDTKSRELRWNATFHDYSAPLCDENYEYKMAHFASTGDGMLVTADQGSGEVLWMQNYGSPVVGLFMWHQDSLRRIPHLNVALETLRYLTFNSQDIRLLKWNYQAVQDLSSTKTHLLPSLYVGKHASGFYASTSLIHEGVSVVPRGITLARIEGPTTKDVTLKESTEFDVTPTTDVKYPLGSIVSANQWLLIGHHEVPHVVHTTMLRAFPETLRRDTENIIRGPAPRTLFDDFLAPQNQGGSPQSDTDGRMKTETSTEEAGIAIPDTTITNLLFTGIITLLLGGWVLFGFTFPKMWEQQRRQQQELQQQLEERLQLLQHQQQMASEAAQHDVSSGEHSSGSGKRRSGEHEYSQANGVKRLSTGESEAFNEEEMEVGKISFSPKDVLGHGAGGTFVFKGRFDGRLVAVKRILPESFTLADREVQLLRESDEHPNVIRYYCTESDRLFYYIALELCAATLQEYVENPSFPRADLDHVTLLHQAMSGLAHLHSLSIVHRDLKPCNILISLPNAQGRQRAVISDFGLCKKLGAGRNSFSLRSGIPGTEGWIAPEVLRDGRTQNPTAAVDIFSAGCVFYYVLASGQHPFGDSLRRQANILNGSYSLPQLQEETHDNVVARKLIESMISSDPKLRPSAPRVLRHPFFWAREKQLQFFQDVSDRIEKEPQESPLIISLENNARSVTRVNWRLHISVPLQTDLRKFRSYRGNSVRDLLRAMRNKKHHYQELPAEVQETLGSVPDDFVAYFTSRFPFLLLHTHQAMEQCAHERPFHSYYHLESGH is encoded by the exons TGTGATACTGGAGCGCCGGGCCCGCTGCCAGAGTCTATGCTCTTTGTATCTACACTGGATGGGAAATTTCACGCTGTGAGTAAGAAAACTGGAGATGTTCTGTGGACCTTAACCGATG ATCCTGTGATTCAAGTACCGTTCTATGTGTCTGA ACCAGCATTCCTGCCAGACCCCAGCGATGGAAGCTTATACATCTTGGGGGGAAGGAATAAGGAGGGGCTCATG AAATTGCCATTCACCATCCAGGAACTGGTCCAGTCCTCCCCATGCCGTAGCTCAGATGGAATCCTTTACACAG GGAAGAAGCAGGACTCTTGGTTTGTTTTGGATCCAAAGTCTGGAGAAAAGCAGACCACACTGTCCACAGAATCATCTGATGGGTTGTGTCCCTccagccccctcctgtacataggaCGGACAC AGTACATGATTACGATGTATGACACAAAATCCCGAGAACTGCGCTGGAATGCCACCTTCCACGACTACTCTGCCCCCCTGTGTGACGAGAACTATGAATATA AGATGGCGCACTTTGCCTCCACTGGAGATGGGATGCTGGTGACTGCTGACCAAGGGAGCGGAGAAGTGTTATGGATGCAGAATTATGGCTCCCCAGTTGTTGGACTCTTCATGTGGCACCAAGACAGCTTGAGACGAATCCCTCATCTCAATGTGGCACTAGAAACCCTCCGTTATTTGACATTCAATTCTCAGGACATACGTCTCCTCAAGTGGAACTACCAGGCTGTGCAGGATCTGAGCAGCACCAAGACTCATCTGCT GCCGTCTCTGTATGTGGGGAAACACGCCAGCGGATTCTACGCTTCCACATCCCTGATCCATGAGGGAGTCTCTGTAGTG CCCCGGGGAATCACACTGGCACGGATAGAGGGGCCTACGACTAAGGATGTCACACTAAAGGAGTCCACTGAGTTTGATGTCACGCCAACCACGGATGTCAAGTACCCTCTTGGAAGCATTGTGTCTGCAAATCAGTGGCTTCTTATAG GACACCACGAAGTACCTCACGTTGTCCACACAACCATGCTCCGAGCGTTTCCAGAGACCCTGAGAAGGGATACGGAGAACATCATTCGTGGACCAGCACCCAGGACCCTATTTGATGAT TTTCTGGCCCCGCAAAACCAAGGAGGATCCCCTCAGAGCGACACAGATGGGCGCATGAAGACAGAAACCAGCACTGAAGAAGCGGGCATTGCCATCCCAGACACCACAATAACTAATCTGCTCTTCACTGGGATCATTACACTTCTACTGGGAGGATGGGTGCTGTTTGGATTCACTTTTCCAAAG ATGTGGGAGCAGCAGCggaggcagcagcaggagttACAGCAGCAGCTTGAGGAGAGGCTACAACTCCTCCAGCATCAGCAGCAGATGGCATCCGAGGCCGCCCAACATGATGTGTCCAGCGGAGAGCATAGCTCAGGGAGCGGCAAGCGGAGGAGCGGCGAACACGAATATAGTCAGGCCAATGGCGTAAAGAGGCTAAGCACTGGCGAGTCAGAAG CTTtcaatgaggaggagatggaagtGGGTAAAATTTCTTTTTCCCCAAAAGATGTTTTGGGTCATGGAGCTGGAGGAACATTTGTATTTAA GGGCCGTTTTGACGGACGTTTGGTGGCGGTGAAGAGGATTCTACCGGAGAGTTTTACACTTGCGGATCGTGAGGTGCAGTTACTGCGGGAGTCTGATGAGCACCCCAATGTGATCCGCTATTACTGTACAGAAAGCGACCGACTCTTCTACTACATCGCCTTGGAGCTGTGCGCTGCCACCCTACAGGAG tatGTAGAGAATCCATCTTTTCCTCGTGCCGACCTGGATCATGTGACCCTTCTCCATCAAGCAATGTCTGGACTCGCCCATCTGCATTCTCTCAGTATTG TGCACAGAGACCTGAAGCCCTGTAATATCCTAATCTCTCTGCCCAATGCCCAGGGCAGACAGAGAGCAGTTATTTCGGACTTTGGCCTCTGTAAAAAGTTGGGTGCGGGAAGGAACAGCTTCAGTCTGCGCTCAGGAATCCCTGGCACTGAAGGCTGGATTGCACCGGAGGTCCTACGTGATGGAAGGACGCAGAATCCA ACGGCAGCGGTGGACATTTTCTCAGCTGGTTGTGTGTTTTACTACGTCCTGGCAAGCGGACAGCATCCATTTGGGGACAGCCTGAGGAGACAAGCGAATATCTTAAATGGGTCTTACAGTCTGCCGCAGCTCCAGGAGGAGACACATG ACAATGTGGTGGCACGAAAATTAATTGAAAGCATGATCAGCAGTGACCCAAAGCTCCGACCATCGGCCCCTCGTGTTCTGAGGCATCCGTTCTTCTGGGCCCGTGAAAAACAACTGCAGTTTTTTCAG GATGTTAGTGATCGTAtcgagaaggagccacaggagaGCCCCCTGATCATCAGTCTAGAGAATAATGCACGTTCTGTTACCCGGGTCAACTGGAGATTACACATATCTGTACCTCTACAGACAG ACCTGAGGAAATTCCGTTCATATCGTGGAAATTCTGTACGAGATTTACTCCGAGCCATGAGAAACAAG AAACATCATTACCAAGAGCTGCCGGCTGAAGTTCAGGAGACACTTGGCTCCGTCCCCGATGATTTTGTGGCTTATTTTACATCACGGTTTCCGTTTTTGCTCCTTCATACACACCAGGCTATGGAACAGTGCGCACACGAAAGACCTTTCCACAGCTATTATCATTTGGAGTCTGGAcattga